The Thermococcus celericrescens genomic interval GAGAGCATCATAAACGGCGACCCGATAGCGCTCCTCAAGAACGCCAAGCACCCGGAGGCGGCGCAGGCTTTCATCTACTGGGTTCTCACCGAGGGCCAGGCCGTCTGGATGAGCCCCGACGTGAACAGGCTCCCGATCAACCCGCAGATATTCGACATGACCATCACCAAGCCCTACGCTGACGTCATCTTCAAGGGCCAGAACGAGGGCAAGACCTACGGCGAAGCCAGGCCCGCCCTTGAGAAGGCCTACGATGACGCCATACACGCCGAGGGAATCGAGTTTGACGACAAGAGGGCCCTTGAGACCGTGAGCGCACTCCAATACTACTTCAAGGCCACCCTCGTTGACCCGAACCAGAAGCTTCACGACGCATGGGTCGCCATAGTGCAGGCCTACAAGAACGGCAAGATAACCAAGGAGCAGTTCGAGCAGCTCAAGGACGAGCTCACCGCCCCGATAGAGTTCAAGGACCCTGAGACCGGTCAGACCGTTACCTTCACCGAGGAGTACGCCAAGAAGATAAACGACAGGATCGTCAAGGACAGGAACTTCCAGGACCAGCTCGTCCAGGAGTGGCGCCAGGGTGCCATGGACAAGTACCAAAAGGTGCTCGACGACCTCAACAGCATGCTCGGTTGAGTTTGATATTCTCCTGCGAATTTCCACTCTATTTTGGCACTTTTTCAATATGGGCAAATCAACAAATTTTTGGAAATCTTTAAATAGACTCCACCTCGACCAACTCAGAGTGGCGGGTATGGTCAGAAGTAGAACGGAGGTTGATGCTCAATGAAGGTAAGCAAGTGGAGCGAGAGACTCTTTGGAACACCCCTGTTCGATCCGGTTGTCACGACTTCGTTCCTGTTCCCACTCCTGTACCTGGTGGCCTTCCTGATAATCCCAGTACTGGCAATGCTCGCGGTGGCCTTCGAGTACAACGGTCACTTCTCATTCCACTGGTTCACCAGCATACTGACGTCGGAGTACTACATCAGCTGGCCGACTGGGGAGTTCTCCAGACTGGTCACCCTGCCCAACGGGGAGCAGATCTACTACGTCCAGGGCGTTGACTTCGGAGTGATACTCAACTCCATAATAGTCTCCCTGAGCGTCATGATCCTGACCACGATACTGGGAACAGTCTTCGCCTTCGTCATGGCGCGCTACGACTTCCCGGGCAAGAACATCGTGAGGATACTCCTCTTCGTGCCGCTCCTCGTTACGCCCTTCGTCAACGTTTTCATCGTCAAGAAGATGTTCCTTCCCAACGGTCTGATAAACTGGCTGTTCTACGATATCCTCCACATATTCCCGCACAGAATCGTTATCGACGGTCTCGTGGGTGTCATAGTCGCCCAGGCGATGACCTACTACCCGATAGTTTACCTCAACGCCTACGCGAGCTTCATCAACATCGACCCCACCCTCGAGGAGCAGGCCGAGAACCTCGGAAGCAGGGGGTTCCACCTCTTCAGAACCGTTACATTCCCGCTTGCCCTCCCGGGAATAGCGGCGGGTGCAACCCTCGTTGGAATATTCAGCCTTGAGGATCTCGCCGCGCCGATAGTCTTCCAGGGCAACCCGCTCGCCAGAAAGCTCATGTCCTTCCAGATCTACAGCGCCTTCACCAGCGGTTTCAACGTTGGAAGCCCACAGCTCGCCGCCCTCGCGCTCATAATGCTCACCATCGCCATTCTGATGTTCCTAGGCATCAGAAAGTACGTCAGCCTGCGCCAGTACGCTATGCTCAGCAAGGGCGGAAGGTGGAAGCCGCGCGTGGCCAAGCCCAAGGGCTGGCAGGCGGTCCTTATCTACCTCGTCGTCCTTCCGATGCTCCTCATCTCGATATTCCCACAGATCGGTGTCGTGCTCCTCGCCTTCAGCGAGAGCTGGGTCGGAACCTGGCCGGAGGGCTTTACCACCGCGCACATCCAGAGCATTATAACCCAGCCGGACATTGAACGCGTCATCATGAACAGCATTATGTATTCCACCGCCGCAATAATCGTCATCCTCCTCCTGTCGCTCACCGCCTCCTACGCCTCCAGCAGGTTCAAGAAGAGTCAGCTCGGGCCCGTTCTCGACAGCCTTTCAACGATACCCATAGCCGTTCCGGGTATCGTTATAGCGATGAGCTACTTCTTCTTCTTCGCCAAGGTGTTCCCGGACACGCCCCTCGACCCCACGAACCTGCTCGGTTTCAACCCGGCGATGGTTCTCGTGCTGGCGTACTCAATCAGGCGTCTGCCCTTCGCGGCACGTTCCATCTCGGCCGGAATCCAGCAGGTTCACGTGTCTCTCGAGGAGGCGGCGCTCAACCTCGGCGCAGGAAGGTGGAAGGCACTGACGGGAATTCTGATACCCCTGATACTCCTGAACCTGCTTGGAGGAGCCATGCTGAGCTTCGTCTACTGTATGAGCGAGACCAGCGTCGGCATCACCCTCGGTTCAATCAACCCCGAGTACTACCCAATAACCGCCAGGATGGTCGAGCTCATGACGAGCGCCGTCGGAAGCGCCAACCTCGCGGCCGCGCTCGGTGTCTTCCTCATGACGGTACAGATCGTAGCCATAGTCCTGGCCAACGTGATAACCAAGCAGAGGTACTCATTCATAGGTCTCACATGAGGTGGTTGGGATGGTTGACGTCAAGCTTGAGAACATCGTCAAAACCTTCGGAGAAACGGTTGCCCTTAAGGGGATAGACCTTCATATAAAGGCCGGGGAGCTCTTCACCCTGCTCGGACCGAGCGGGTGTGGAAAGTCCACGACGCTGAGGATAATAGCGGGTCTGGACTTCCCGGACAGCGGCACCATACACTTCGGCGACGATGAGGTCACCTACCTCCCGTCCAGCAAGCGCGGTGCGGTGCTCGTCTTCCAGAACTACGCCCTGTGGCCCCACATGACAGTCTTCGACAACGTCGCCTACGGACTCAAGCTCAAGAAGCTCCCGAAGGACGAGATAAAGAAGAAGGTCGAGTGGGCCCTCGAACTCGTCAAGCTCGAGGGCTTCGCGGACCGCTACCCGACCCAGCTTTCCGGAGGTCAGCAGCAGCGTGTCGCCATAGCGAGGGCGCTCGTCGTCGAGCCCAAGGTTCTCCTCCTGGACGAGCCGCTAAGCAACCTCGACGCCAAGCTCAGGCTTGAGATGCGCTCCGAGATAAGGAGAATCCAGCGCGAGCTCGGCATTACCGTCATCTACGTCACCCACGATCAGGAGGAGGCCATGGCAATAAGCGACAGGATTGCCGTCATGAACGTCGGAACCGTCGAGCAGGTGGGAACACCGAAGGAGATATACGAGACTCCGAGGACGGAGTTCGTTGCCAGCTTCATGGGCAAGACCAACGTCATCCCAGCCAAAGTTGTCGAGAGGAACGGCGACCGCGTTTCCGTCGAGTTCGAAGGAATACGGCTGGATGGCCTCCACTACACTGACAAGAGCGACGACGTCGTCATAGTCATCAGGCCTGAGAGGATAAAGCTCAAGCCTGTCGAGAATGCGGTCTCATTCACCGGGACCGTTGACCTCATCGAGTACTACGGCTTCTTCATTGAGGTCGTTGGCCTCTTCGGGGACACCAGGATCATCGCCAGAACCATCAGCGACAGGGAGATAGCCGGACTCAGGCCGCTCCAGCAGGTGACGTTCTACGTCGAGAGGAACGACATCATCGTCCTCCCGAAGCAGCAGCTTTAAACCCCTTTTCCCATTTCATTTAGGTGGTCGCATGCGCGGATTTTTGGAGTTCCTCAACGAGGGGCAGGTCTACGAGGTTCTGCTCGTCACGAGATCAAATGCCGCCCCGGTGGGCGTTGTAAGGGGCGGAAACCGGCTGTTTTTCAAGCTCTTTGGTGGAAAAAGTGCGAAGGAGCTGAGGGAGCACCCACACGCGTCGGTTCAGGTGACCAACGACGTTGAGCTGATCGTAAAGCTCGCCCTCAACCTGCCGGTGGAGCTTGAGTTCGAGGACAGGGGGGCGCACAGGTGGATACGGGGACTCCCGGGGGTTTACGGACCGGTCATGTTCACCGAGGAAGTCCACGAGGACAATCTGGGGAAAACCTCCGTTTTGAGGTGTTCGCTGGAGCCGGAGGGAATCATCGATGGAAGACTGCCCCCCAAACCGCCGAGCAGGGCTGACTGGCACCTCCTGGAGATGGCCGTGGACTTCACCCGGCTGGGGGTGGCCCTGAGGAACGGGAAGATAGAGGCTGCCAAGAAGCTGCGCGGAAGGATAGTCGAGAACTATTCATCCTACCTGCGGTTCGGGGGGAGCTCGGAGCTGGCAGAGATTATAAGAGCGGCACTGGACGAAAATGGGTAAAGGAGCGCCCCTCAGACAAGGGAAAGCTTATAACCGATTTATTTCAGCTTTTCTTGGTGATACCATGAAGGCAGGCAAGCTTATGGCTCTTTTGGTGGCCCTGCTTACCATAGCGACGGTCCCAGTGAGCACCGTCTGGGCAGCTTCAAGCAGCGTGACACCGGGAGAGATCCTCGTTCAGCCGCTCCCGGGAGTTCCAGCGATAGGAAAGCCCGGAGACATAGTTGAAATACACCCCGTCGAGGGAGTTGCCATCGATTCCCTTCAGATAGTCTCCATACTTCATGGGCCCTACGACCTCCAGATAGTGGGCACGGAGAACGGCGTCATCAAGGCCAAGATACCCGAGGACGCGATGCCGGACGTTTACTTCCTCATAGTGAAGAGCAACAAGGGAGATGTAACCATTCCGAACGGCGTGTGGGTCATGAAGGACGCCCCGACGGTTCTCAGGATAGCCCACGGCAGCGACCTCCACGTCACGAGCGGCTCCAAGATGGGATTCGTCTGCGGGGACTACTTCCAGAAGAGCATACCGGAGATCCTCAAGTACTGCGACCACCCCTACGCGATGCACAGCTACACCGCCGCTGACAGCTTCATGACGTACTACGCCATGACGGGCCTGCAGAGTGAGAACGTCATCAACCTCATAATCAGCACGGGCGATGATGTTGACACCAACGGCGACAGCGAGGGCTACAAGATGTTCGACGAGGCAATACTCCACGGAACCGCGGCAGGAACTCCGCTCATAAGCATAAAGGGCAACCACGACCACCCGCCGACCTACTACAACAAGTACGTTGGCCCCAGGTACTTCTACGAGGTCATCGGGGACTTCATCATCATAGGCCTCGACAGCAGGGGCGAGGAGAGGCACCCCGAGCTTGAGCAGCTCCAGTGGATGGAAAACGTGCTGAAGAGCCACCCTGACAAGGTACCGATAGTCCTCGTCCACCACCCGTTCTGGTACAGCACCCCCGACGGCAAGTGGGGCGGAACCATAAAGGGCTACACCGCCTTCGACGAGGACGACTGGCAGACCCTCACCGGGTACATCAGCTGGGACTGGGAGGGCAAGAACGGCGAGTACGACGAGATAGCCAGAACCTTCCTCCAGCTCGTCGAGAAGTACAACGTCAGGCTCGTCCTTGCCGGACACATCCACAAGGACAAGCCGGTTCTCTACATCGACAAGGAGGGCAACGAACACTGGTTCTACACCGTCACCACCACCGGCGCCCCGGACAAGACCAGCAACCCGCCGAGCCAGGCAGACCAGAGCAGGGGCTACACCACTCCGAGCTGGTACGGCTCGCAGGTCATCTACGTCTATGAAAACGGCACCGTGAAGTTCCCGCTCGCGGGGGACGTCCTTCACGAGGGCATAAGCTCCCTCCCGATACCGCAGAAGTTCATCGTTTACAGGCAGAACGGTGAAGACGGAACCGCCGTCAAGTTCGTGAACGAGCTTGACAACGCCGTCAGCGGGCCCTTCGTCCTCGAGATACCCGCGGGAGCCAAGGTTGATCCGGAGCACACCAACATAACCTACACCGTCCTCGGCGAGAGGGAGATCGGCGGAAC includes:
- a CDS encoding ABC transporter ATP-binding protein codes for the protein MVDVKLENIVKTFGETVALKGIDLHIKAGELFTLLGPSGCGKSTTLRIIAGLDFPDSGTIHFGDDEVTYLPSSKRGAVLVFQNYALWPHMTVFDNVAYGLKLKKLPKDEIKKKVEWALELVKLEGFADRYPTQLSGGQQQRVAIARALVVEPKVLLLDEPLSNLDAKLRLEMRSEIRRIQRELGITVIYVTHDQEEAMAISDRIAVMNVGTVEQVGTPKEIYETPRTEFVASFMGKTNVIPAKVVERNGDRVSVEFEGIRLDGLHYTDKSDDVVIVIRPERIKLKPVENAVSFTGTVDLIEYYGFFIEVVGLFGDTRIIARTISDREIAGLRPLQQVTFYVERNDIIVLPKQQL
- a CDS encoding metallophosphoesterase, with the protein product MKAGKLMALLVALLTIATVPVSTVWAASSSVTPGEILVQPLPGVPAIGKPGDIVEIHPVEGVAIDSLQIVSILHGPYDLQIVGTENGVIKAKIPEDAMPDVYFLIVKSNKGDVTIPNGVWVMKDAPTVLRIAHGSDLHVTSGSKMGFVCGDYFQKSIPEILKYCDHPYAMHSYTAADSFMTYYAMTGLQSENVINLIISTGDDVDTNGDSEGYKMFDEAILHGTAAGTPLISIKGNHDHPPTYYNKYVGPRYFYEVIGDFIIIGLDSRGEERHPELEQLQWMENVLKSHPDKVPIVLVHHPFWYSTPDGKWGGTIKGYTAFDEDDWQTLTGYISWDWEGKNGEYDEIARTFLQLVEKYNVRLVLAGHIHKDKPVLYIDKEGNEHWFYTVTTTGAPDKTSNPPSQADQSRGYTTPSWYGSQVIYVYENGTVKFPLAGDVLHEGISSLPIPQKFIVYRQNGEDGTAVKFVNELDNAVSGPFVLEIPAGAKVDPEHTNITYTVLGEREIGGTYYMLLNVTVPTGVSQITVVKEADTQAPEVKIGYLMPSKPKPGQRFKAYVTANDNVGIRDMKVQIISDGKVLAEYPAFSMKPAEVEATYYTEIPGVDASQFTIKVIATDFYGNTGETTYTVGGSTSTSSPSQTTPESGGSTCGPAFIVGLALLPVLLRKRK
- a CDS encoding ABC transporter permease gives rise to the protein MKVSKWSERLFGTPLFDPVVTTSFLFPLLYLVAFLIIPVLAMLAVAFEYNGHFSFHWFTSILTSEYYISWPTGEFSRLVTLPNGEQIYYVQGVDFGVILNSIIVSLSVMILTTILGTVFAFVMARYDFPGKNIVRILLFVPLLVTPFVNVFIVKKMFLPNGLINWLFYDILHIFPHRIVIDGLVGVIVAQAMTYYPIVYLNAYASFINIDPTLEEQAENLGSRGFHLFRTVTFPLALPGIAAGATLVGIFSLEDLAAPIVFQGNPLARKLMSFQIYSAFTSGFNVGSPQLAALALIMLTIAILMFLGIRKYVSLRQYAMLSKGGRWKPRVAKPKGWQAVLIYLVVLPMLLISIFPQIGVVLLAFSESWVGTWPEGFTTAHIQSIITQPDIERVIMNSIMYSTAAIIVILLLSLTASYASSRFKKSQLGPVLDSLSTIPIAVPGIVIAMSYFFFFAKVFPDTPLDPTNLLGFNPAMVLVLAYSIRRLPFAARSISAGIQQVHVSLEEAALNLGAGRWKALTGILIPLILLNLLGGAMLSFVYCMSETSVGITLGSINPEYYPITARMVELMTSAVGSANLAAALGVFLMTVQIVAIVLANVITKQRYSFIGLT
- a CDS encoding DUF447 domain-containing protein, with translation MRGFLEFLNEGQVYEVLLVTRSNAAPVGVVRGGNRLFFKLFGGKSAKELREHPHASVQVTNDVELIVKLALNLPVELEFEDRGAHRWIRGLPGVYGPVMFTEEVHEDNLGKTSVLRCSLEPEGIIDGRLPPKPPSRADWHLLEMAVDFTRLGVALRNGKIEAAKKLRGRIVENYSSYLRFGGSSELAEIIRAALDENG